In Thermodesulfobacteriota bacterium, the genomic stretch TGCACGAGAGCCAGAAGAATCCGGTCTTTAAAGCCGTCGATACGAGCGGGGGCCCGGCGAACCCGGCCATGTAGATGTATGAGCCTATGAAGATGACCGCGATTATGAGGATGGTCTTGTAGAGATGCGAGCCGTAGTCCCCTATGTGGCGTACGAGGACCTTCTCGGCGAAAAAACCGTTTCCTATGGCTATCAGCACCATAACGAACCAGAACGCGAATGCGACCTTGAAGCTCATCTTTTATGCCCTGCCCGGACCGTTACGGCCCTGCCGGGCCCGCGGGACTTCCTTTCTGCTTGTATTGCGCGTGCAAAGCGCATGGGTCTTAAAATAGCAGAAGCGGGGCGTTAAGTCAAAAGCCCGAATTCGGTTGCCTTTGCGATGCCATCTGTTTTATCCTTTTCGCATGGATAAGCTAAAGAGGATGGATTGGGCGGCCTTTGAGTCGCCGCTCGGCGTAATACTCGTCGCCTCTGACGCCAGTGGGCTCGCTCACCTCTGCATACGCGGCAGTAGAATTGAGTTCGTCGCTTCCTTGCGCGCGGAAGGGGCCGAGCCAATGGAGAAGCCCTCGTCATTTGCGGCCCTTTTCAGGACGCTCGATGAATACTTCAAAGGCAAGGACGTCGTGTTCAGTATTCCCTTGAGCCTCTCGGGCGCTGAATTCGACAGGGCCGTATGGGAAGAGCTCAGGCGTATTCCCCGGGGGAGTGTAAAGACCTACGGCGAGGTCGCGAGGTCTATCGGGAAACCGGGGGCCGCGAGGGCCGTGGGAGGCGCGTGCGGAAGGAACCCGGTCCCAATCGTCATCCCTTGCCACAGGGTCGTTGCGGCTGACCTGATGCTTGGAGGGTTCTCCGGCGGAATGGAAATCAAGAAGGCCCTCCTGGAGATCGAGGGCCTTGAGATACGCGGAAGGACTATAAGCCTTTAGCCGTGTGCGACGAGCACGCCTGCCGCCGAAGCTGCCAATGAAATCGCGACCATCACCCAGTGGAGCGTCTTTACCTTCCTGAATATCCCGTCTATGTCCATTGTCGCGCCTTCCCGGGCCATCCTGTCCAGCATCTTCTTTATAACGATGGGCTCGAGCCCTACGAGCATCACGAACCAGAAGACCCAGACGGCGGTCATGAAGGTGAGAGCCCAGCCGCCCGGCTGGAAGTAAAGCTCGTACCAGCCCGTCTGCCAGACCATGACGAAGCCGGTTATGCCGACTATTATGTTGTAGGCCTTCGCAAGGGGCGCGAACCTGTGCTCTATCCTCTGAAAGGTAAGCACCTTCTGGAGCGGGTCGGGCGTCTTTATCGCCATGGGGAGGACTATGCCCGTTACGAAGGCGAGCCCGCCTATCCACAGTATGACCGTAAGCACGTGGACCATGTGCATGGTAAGGAAGAGCATATAAAAACCTCCTTGATTCGGGGCCCTATTTGTTTTAGCTTATTCAAGGAATCTTAACTCAAAAAGAGACGCGAGGCCAGTCATTCGCGATCGTTCCATTGATAGCACGTCCGGCCCGGCGCGGAACATGACGGAAATCATCATATGACGATAGACAGGGGATTCCTTTCAGACCTCCGGCGTTCGAGCGTGATGGTCGCTGTCTTCGCGGCCCTGTTCGTGTTCATGTACGCGGGGGTCGTGCTGCTCCTCAAGTATCTGTATATCTACTTCAGGGGCTTCAGCCCAGAGGCAAGCGAGCACCTCCTTAGGGGCATCTTTTACGGATTGAGCGCCGCTGCCATAGGGGCCTCTGCCGCCATATCCAACAGGCGCTATTCGAAGGAGGCGCTGAGGGCCTTGGTCGGCGACGCTGACGCGCTCATGAGGCACCTTGTGCTGACGCCAGTGATATCTATGCTTTTCGCAGAAGCGGTCCTCATCTTCGGCTTCTGCCTTTTCTTCCTTAAAGCCATGTACCTGGACTTCCTGATACTGGCCTCCATCTCGCTTGGCCTCATAATATGGAGCATTCCCACGATGGATTTCCTGCGTGAGACCGTTAATAAGACAGGGGCAGGCGGGCCTTTCCTGCAAGATTAAATCAATAAAATCAATTAATTATAGATTTCACAATGAAGGCCTTGACATATATTTTTTTTGTTCTATAATAGAATTATTCTTAAGTAGTAATTGTTAGTACAAGAAGGAGCCGCGATGGAGAGGATAGTAAGGAAATACCGGGGCATGGGTTTCAAGCTCACGCCGCAGAGGCTTGCGATCCTCAAGTTCCTCGAGGGGAACACCAGCCACCCCACTGCGGAGGACATCTATACAGAGATAAAGAAGAGGTACCCGACGGTCTCCTTTGCCACGGTCTACAACACCATCCAGGCCCTCAAGGAGAGGGGCGAGATAATGGAGGTGACCATAGACCCGGAGAGGAAGCATTTCGATCCCAACCCGGCCCCGCACCACCATATCATGTGCACCGGGTGCGGGAGGATAGGCGACGTCTTCGTGGACTATTCGGCTTCGTTGAAGCTGCCGGATGAGGTTACAAAGGAGTTCACCACCACCGGCAACCATATAGACTTTTACGGCCTGTGCAACAGGTGCCGCATAAAGAACACAAACTAACAAAGAAGGAGAAAAATGAAAATGGCGGAGACAATGGCAGTAGTTCAGAACGAGGCCCCGGACTTCAAGGCGACAACGGTAATGGAGGACGGCTCGGTAAAGGAAATAAAACTTTCGGATTACAAAGGGAAGTACGTGGTGCTGTTTTTCTACCCGCTCGACTTCACTTTCGTATGCCCGACCGAAATAATATCGATGAGCGACAGGATAGACGAGTTCCACGCGAGGAACGCGCAGGTGCTGGGGGTTTCGGTAGACAGCCAGTTCTCGCACATCGCCTGGAGGAGCACCCCCAGGAAAAAGGGCGGCATAGGCGAGATAGAATACCCGCTCGTCTCCGACCTCGACAAATCCATAAGCAGGAGCTACGGCGTGCTTGTGGAGAAGCCGGGCATAGCCCTGAGGGGCTTGTTCATAATAGACAAGCTCGGCAAGATACGCCACATAACCATAAACGACCTCCCGCTCGGAAGGAACGTGGACGAGGTCTTGAGGGTGCTGGACGCGATCCAGTTCAACGAAAAATACGGCGAGGTCTGCCCGGCCAACTGGAAACAGGGAGAGAAGGGCATGAAGCCCGACCAGGCGGGGCTGGAGAAATACGCAGAGGCTAACTTCTGAGTCTGAAGGACCGGGAGCATTGGCTCCCGGTCCTCGTTTCTGATATGAATTGACCCGCTCTTCCCTGGATAAGTTGGCAATCCGCCGTAACGGCAGGCCCCGCCTGGAAAACAGGGGGAGGCCATGAAAGACGAAACATCGAGGCCGGCCCGGAGGGGCAGGCCGCCGTCCGCCGAGGCCGGAGAGAAAAAGACCTCGGATTCGGTAACGACGTACTTCAGGGAGATAAGGAAGATACGTCTCCTTACGGCAGCCGAGGAAAAGGCGCTCGCAAGGAGGATAGCAAAGGGCGACGGCGAGGCCAGGAGGACGCTGATAGAGGCTAATCTCCGGCTCGTCGTGAACATCGCCAAGAGGCACCTGAACAGGGGCCTTCCTCTCCAAGACCTTATCGAGGAGGGGAATATAGGCCTCATAAAATCGGCGGAGCGTTTCAGCGCCTCAAAGGGCTGCAAGTTCTCGACGTACGCGACCTACTGGATAAAGCAGTCGATTGACAGGGCCGTAGCAAACCAGGCGGACACGGTAAGGCTTCCGATACACGTCTCGACCGACCTTGCCAGGGTTTCGAGAGCCGAGAGGGACTTGACGAGCGAACTGGGCCGCGAGCCGGACATAAGGGAGCTCTCGGAGAGGACCGGCCTTTCAGGAAGGTATGTAAAGAAGCTCAACGGGATAACCCGGAAAAGCTATTCGCTTGAGGGCCCGGTCTCGGAGGACGCCGACCAGTCGCTCATGGAAAAACTGGTTGACGAGACCTTCCCCCCGCCGATGGAGGCCGTCGACATGGCGGACAGGGCGGCGAAGGTGAGGACGTGGCTCGAATGCCTGGACGAGAACGAGAAGGTGGTCATAAGGGAGCGATTCGGCCTTGACGGGGAGGAGCCAAAGACGCTCGAGACAGTGGGCAGGGAGTTCGGGCTAACGAGGGAGAGGGTAAGGCAGATAGAGGCAAAGGCCATCGGGAAGCTTAAGCGGATGGCGGAAGAGACCCATACGGAATACAGGGACGTTGCATAGGGGCTTAATACGCGATTGCGATAGAGTAGAGCTTATTCCCTCCTGACGACAGGACCGCAGCACATAGCCGCTTTGCCCCCCGCCCAATGACCGCAGTGCCCTTTAGGGGCGGCGACTTCGAGTCGCCGCCCCTAAAGTTTTTTGGGGCCGCCCAGCCGGTTAATTCGACCGGGTCAGGCGCTCTTCAGCTTGGCCTTTATCTTCGGCAGCGCGGGGGAATCAGGAAAGGATTCGACATAGCGCTCGTAGTAGCTCGTGGCAGCCTCGCTTAGCCCCATTTCCTCAAGAACGGCCGCGCACTGGTAGATGGCCCTCTCCAGTACGTCGGGAGGGGTGTCTTTAGAATTCGAGAGCATCTCGAGGCTCCTTGCCGCGATGTCCAGTTCCCCCCTCTTGTAGAGGACGCCAGAGAGCCTTAACTGCAGCACCGGCTCGACACCGGAGAGGTATTTCGAATAAAACTCCTTGAAGACGGTCGCGGCCTCCTGCGGGTTGGAGGCCGCAAGCGCCTTGACGGCTTTTGCATAGTAGTCTCTGCCTTCTTCCGTGGACGAAAACCTGGATTTCATGCGGGCCAGGCTCAGGAGCGCCTCGCCGTTAGCGGGGTTTTTCTGCAGGACGATCTTTAGGGACTCCTCGCCTTCGCCGGATGTCATGCCCTCATCCGTAGCCTTCACCCCTATGTCGAGGTGCCTTTCCTCGACGGCCTGCTCGCCGAGCCCGGTAAACCAGGCTATGCATATCCCGGCGATCATGCCGCCGATATGGGCCCAGTGGCCGATATTCGACATGACAGTGCCTGCCAGCTGCCCTATGCCGCCGCTCAGGTCGAGATAAAAGAATATACCTATTATGACGAGGGAGTTGAGCCGTATCTTGAGGGCCACGGGCAGGATGAGGGAGAAGATGCCGAGTATGGGAAGCGGGAATACCATGCTCTTGAAATAGCAGCGCACGGCGAAGAGGCCCATGACCCCGGAAATGGCGCCGGATGCGCCGAGCCCGTGCGAGACCTTTCCGAGGAAGATGAACGGGACCGATGCGGCAACAATCCCCGCCACTATGCCTGCTATCATGTACGAAAGAAGGAACCTCTCCCATCCCATCCTCTTCTCTACCACGGTGCCGACGACCCAGAGGAATATCATGTTGCCCCAGAGGTGGCCGTCATTGGCGTGGAGGAAAACGGCCGTGATCGCGCTTATGGGCACGTTCCAGAAATTCGGCTCCGGGGGCAGGAAAAGGAGGTTATTATAGACGAACTCCCTGTCTATGAGCGGATTCAACTGGAACATGTAAAAGACGGCCACGTTCATGGCGATAAGCAGATAAGTTACAAGCGCGACCCCTTCTTTCTTCCGTTCCCCCTCGGCATAGAAGACCGGCATGAAGGTGATATGCTGCTTCAGGACGCTGGTCGCGCTCTTGTTGGTGGCGATGGCCTTCAGCCTGATATAAAAGAGGAAAAGCACGGGAAAAATGAACATGATAATGCCCATGAAGGCGTCGATGTAGCCCTTGAGGGTGATTATCACGATTATGAGCAGGAAGACTTTCAGGAGAAATGCCTGTTCCTGATGCCTGCGGAAATAATCTGAGACGCCCAAGGCTTTCATCTTTCCCCCGTACTGGCCTGACAGGTTGTTAAAACGGAAGCTTTCCAGAATATCGTCTCTTCGGTGAATATTCTTAAGATGTTATTTAAGGCGAGCCGTAAAATTACAGTGCCTCCCGACGCCTCGGGGCGGGCCGTGTAATATTTAATGCGCGGTTTGACCCCGCCACGGACTCCGGCAAGCTAAAGATTCAGGGAAAGATTCCGATTAGTGAAGATGAATACTGACACGAAGGAGGCCTCTCTTGTCTGAAAGATTCTACAGGACCGCCGGCAGCGCGCTCATCTTTTTTCTGCTCATCATTCTAACGGGGTGCGACAAGCCCCCGAAAGCGGTCGGAAGCCAGACTGAGGCGGGCTACGGAAGCGGCGGGCTCTCGGTTTACCTTACCGGCCCTGCCAGGCTCGAAGGCGATATTAAGCAGCCGGGGGGCATGCAGTTCCCGATAAGGCTCAAGATAAACGGCCCTCCGGATGGCGCGGCGCGCATTGCCGCGGTCCATCCGCCGCTGGTCGACGGCTGCGACCTCGTAAAGAGCCTGCCCATGTATGTCGAGTTCGATGGCGCAGGCATTGCCGAGGCGGAAGGCACGGTGCTTTTCGCCTCGGACTTCGCTTGCACCTTTGGATTCGTCGTTCTGGCGGCGGCCGAGTTCGAGCCGGACGAGCGGCATTACGAGCTTTACGACCCGGTCGACGAGGCCGAGGTATCCATGACATTCACGCGCTTGGTCGAGCCCGGAAGCCCCCAGGCCATGAGATACACGGCAAGAGAGGAGTGCGAGGGGTTCGTGCGGGCCGAGCTCGAAGAGGACGGCCATGTGGAGTCCTTCCGGTGGAGCCCAGCCTCGGTAAGGAATATCGAGGGCAGCAGGTACCAGGCCGAAGGCTCGTTCTCGATCAATAACATGACATTCAATCACAGGTGCACAATGGACTACGCGAAGGGCTCCGGATGGAAGCTCGTGGAGCTTGAGGTGCCGGGGCTTAAGCAGTACAGGTCAGAGAGGGCGTCTCATGGGTTTTAAGATGAGCACGAACGCCTGTTCCCGTCATGTGTTTTTTGCGTTCCTCGCCGCAGTTGCCCTGCTCGCGGCCTCGGGGTGCACGCGCTCCTGCGGGTCTACGCCGGAGAAGGCTGCGGAAAATTACCTTAACGCATTTTTTGAGAACGACCTCGACACCACCTGGAACTGCGCCTCTGGGCGCGACAGGGCGGTAAAGGAGCGGAAGTCATACGACATGATTCACGAGGTGGAATCCGGCACAATAGCGGCCAAGCTCGCGAAGCAGGCGAAAGTATCGATAGTGAGCGCCGAGACCGAGGGCATGAGGTCCGTTGTGGCGGCCTCGGTGGTCATGCCGAGGCTCGACGTCGTCATGGGAGACATGCTCGGCTTCGCCTTCGGCGCGGCAACGAGCGGCATGGAATATGGCGAGTTTGACAGGGCCTTGAAAAAACGCTACTTGAAGGGTAGCGTACCCAGGGGGGCGAGCCCGGTAATCCTTTTCCTCGTCCGCGAGGAGGGCGACTGGAAGATATACCACGGCTGGGAGATGGACAAGGCCCTTGAGCTTGAGCGCTGGGAGAAATACGACGAGGCGCTTGAGCACTGGCGCGCCGTGGACAGGATAGTGCCCGGGCACCCGGTGGCTAAGGAGAGGATAGAGGAGATATACAGGAAGACAGGCAGGGCGGGCCCGTATTGAAGCGCGCAGCAATGGAATAAAGTTACCGGGCCGCCCAATTTGGGCTGGCCCTTTTTTATTCATCGTGCTTGTGAATTGCATCGGAATGCGAATGTGGAGTTAGAAGGCGTAGAAATAATTACCCTGCCGCAAGCCGCGGCAATTCAGACCTCCCCTCCCTTGATGGGAGGGGATAAGAGGGGAGGGTGAAATAACTTCACCCCTTCCCAGCCTTTCCCGTCAAGGAGGAGGCGCGAGCGACAGGAATTCAGCTTTGACATTTATAAGGCGGTTGCCCGGATGATAAAAGGCGTCTTTTGGGTCGTATTGCTTCTTAACGCGCTGGCTCTATTCCTGGCCTTCAATCCCTGGCTCCGGGAATGGGCGGCCCAGGCCATAGTATTGCTTGTGCTGGAAGCGGCCTTCCTCGTTATCATCGGAGTGCCGGTATTCATATATCATCTGCGGAAGGGACTGCGGCCAAAAGAGGCGCTGGCCGCAAGCCTGGATTCGGTGGTGAGTTTTCTTTCGGGATGGGTATAACTTAGGGTGGGCACTGCCCACCACAAAAAAGGGACCAGCCGTTTCCGGCTGGTCCCTTTTTAAATGGTCGGGGCGAGAGGATTCGAACCTCCGGCCCCCGCGTCCCGAACGCGGTGCTCTACCAGGCTGAGCCACGCCCCGATTTTCAACAAATTCAAGTACTTACGGCCTCGAAAAACGCCCCTGAATCACATTTTCGGAAGTTGTACCGCAATTTTGCCGCAATTCCGAAAAGCCCAATCCAAAATCCAGCTTGTCTACCGACTCCCTCAGGTCTTCCTTAACCAGATTAACATAAATCATTGTCGTCTCGATGTCAAGATGACCAGCGAGCTTCATGATCTTCTGGACAGGCACGTTTTTCCGGGCGAGCTGGGTACAAAAGGTATGCCGGAGGGAATGTATGTCCGCATCCGTGATTCCGGCCCTCTTATAGCATACCTTGAGGTTCCGAAGCAAATTATTTTTCCTCGGTTTCCCCATCTCGTTCGGGAAGACGTACCCGCTCGTGCCGGCCACCCTGTCCCTCTGGATCAGCAGGGCATTATAGGCGTCCTCGTTCAGCGGAACCGTCCGGGGCTGATAGTTCTTCGTGTGATAGTTATACTCAGGCTTGTTCCTGACGTAAACCATCTTGTCCTCGAAATCTATATCGACCCATTCCAGCATCACGAGCTCCATCTTCCTCAGCCCCAAATTGATCCCCGCGACGATAAACGCCCACATGGAGTCAGTGGCCAGGGCCAGAAGCGTCCTTATCTCGTGATCCCGGAGCCAGCGGGGAAGCCTTTTGGTCTTAACCTTGTAGAACTTGACCTCTTTTACAGGGTTCTCGACCAGGTACTTCTTTGAGACCGCGTACTTGAGCATGCTCCGTATATCCGAGAGCTCCCGGTTTACCGTATTCTCAGAGACCCTGGCCTTCCTGGATCGCTTATAGGCTTCGATCACCGACGGGGTGATCTTTTCCAGGAATTCAATTCTGGATATATGCTGCCGGAAGTGGTCCATCGACAGCAGCATCCGGACATAGCCATTATGCGAAGCGTGGTCTTTGAAATACGGCAGGAACTCGCGCATGAATTCCGAGATACTTATCTTGCTCGCGAACCCCAGACCATGGCGTTCCTTGCGGAGCTTCATATCCGCAATCCATGATTCCGCGTGACGCTTAGAGCTGAACCGCCTGGTTCTGCGGACCCTATTAATCATTACGCTTGCTTCATATGAGCCCTTTTTGAACCTCACGCCCATTATGGGTCAACCTCCTTCCCTGGACGCGGCTCATTCGGCAAGTTATCCAAAAAGATGATAACACTTTCGATTGGCAAATCAAGGGCCTTAAGGATTCGTACAATGGTCCGGGTCTTGGTTTTGCGCCCTCTGAATTTCATCAATGTCTGCCAAGCCTCAAAGGAAACTCCGGCCTTTTTGCAGATATCTTTGATGTCATACATTTTTTTGAGCCGTTGTAGCTCAATCTGTCTTACATCAAATTCCCTTGTGATCATTTGCAACCCCGCTGACAAGAACTCGCCATTTCTCCATGGCAGGAGTAATTATACGAGAGGGGCTGAAATAAAAATGGTCGGAAAAAGGGGAGTTTTGGAGGTATTTAATTTAAGATCCGCGGTGAGGTTTTCTCTTTGGCCTAAAAAGCTGAATGGGGGTACATCTGTTCTGAATTTATAAATGTAGTTAGAATCAAAGTTTGATAACCCCTATAGTTGCAGTAAAACTGAAATCACTTTATCGTGTCATAGCTTTAAGAAGTTTTACCGCGAGCCGAATTTTGCCTTCGTCAAAGTTCTTCAGTATTTTTTCCAATGCTTTTTTCAATTCCTCAGGATTTTCTTCGTGCTCATAAGCAAACAGTTCCCACGCATCAATTTCTAATGAATCTGCAAGCCTTATAAGTAGGTCAAAGGTAGGGTTTTCTTTGCCACGCTCGATACTGCTCAAATAATTAGGACTGATATTCATTCTTTCTGCCATGAATTCCTGAGTCCAGCCTCGATTTTCTCTTAAACTTTTTACTCTTATCCCGAATAGCTCTTTTTTGGTCATTTGGGCCCCCTAAATTTATAGGGTAATAATGTATTTTTGTGCAAGCTTTTTGAACAAGGCATTGCCTTTAGAAATATTGACAATTCAATGCTAATAGGATTAGAATATAGGTATTGGATGGAAAATACCCTTAAAATTGATGCTGATATATGTAATGGGTGCGCCATGGGATTATTTAAGCGCGGGAATATATGGTGGTTCAAATTTATGAGTAAAGGCCAACTAATACAGAGGTCTACTAAATCGCGGGACAAAAAATTAGCTGAACGAATTTATTGGAAGATACGCTCGGAAATAGTCGAGGCTCATTGGTTTGGAATGTCGGTTGCTGTTAACAAAACTGTAAGCGAGCTATTGGACAAATTTATTAAAGATTATGCTTCGTATCATAAATCTTCTAATACAGTTAAAAACGATTCAAGTATGTCTAAAGAGATAAAGGCATTTTGCGGAAATACTCGCTTGGTTGATGTGACTCCGAGCCTAATATCATCGTATAAAGATGTATGTAGAGAAAAAAAATTATCTCCGGCTTCCATTAATCAGCGGCTTACCTTTTTAAATAAGGCTTTCAAATTAGCCATTAAGGAATGGGAATGGTGTCATATAAATCCGATTGAGAAGGTCTCAAGGGAAAAAATTAGAAACGAAAGGGATAGATGGTTAAGCCTGGATGAGGAGAAGAGATTGATAGAGAAAAGTGTCCTTTATCCGACTATTAAGGGAAACAAGACGGAGCCGCGCTATTGGCTTCAGGAGGTGGTTGTTTTTGCCCTCAATACCGGGATGCGTCAGGATGAAATCCTTTCTCTTCAGTGGACTACTGTTGATCTTTTCAGGAGAACGGTAACAGTGATGAAATCTAAAAACGGTGAAAAGAGAACCATTCCTTTGAATCGGAAAGCATTCGATCTCCTTAAAAGAAAGTCAATAAGAAATCATATCGGCAGGGATTATGTCTTTACAAGCGAGACCGGAACAAAAATTTCGAGGCGAAATCTTTATAGAGCTTTTTCAAAAGTTGTTCGGCGAATTAAGATTGATGATTTCAGATTCCATGATCTGCGCCATACATTTGCAACCAGACTTACGCAAGCAGGAATTGACCTTTACAAAATAAGCAAGCTCCTAGGCCATAAAGATTTAAGGACAACTCAAAGATATAGCCATCATTGGACTGAAAGCTTACGGAGTGGCGTCGAGGTGTTGGATAAGGTAGATACCGATTTGGATACAACCGACAAAAAAGGTGGGTGCTGATATTGGAGTAATGTATTGATTTTTAAATAAAATAACCAATGTGCCTTCACCCCCTGACCTCAAGACTGCCAGTCTTGCGGTCCCCCCTCAGTATCTTATTACTACGGCGCCAGAACGTTTCAGAAAGTTACCCTGAGCTGACTGATATTATATACTAGCAAGAGTGAAATTATCAAAATAAATTTTGTTTAAAAACAACAGATGGAGGCAGGATTATGAAGAAGGATACAGATTTGAAATTGGATGTAGACACGATTGAACTCGATATATCTTTCAAGAATCGAGCTTCGAAATCTGAGCCGACTAATTTTGTTACTGACTACAGGATCAAGATTTCTGCTTATGATGTTGAAGAAGACATTGAATTTGAGATAGGTGAGGCAGATGTGAAATTGATTAGAGTTGAGGAAATGAATTGTCGTGATATGGATATTATCTATATGGTGGATGGAATCAGTCAGAAGATCTATGATATATATATGTCGCTTATTGATAAGAACGGGGAATATGTAAATGCCATAAAGAAAGCGGGCATAACACGTTTTGAAAATATCTTATATGTTGACGATATATGTTTAAACCCCGAATACGATGAAAAGGGTTTGGAAAAACTCATATTGAGTACAGTCGTTGAGGCTATATGTACTTGCAGGAATGGAATGATAATAATATGTTTACCTGATACGGATAAAGATGATCAGGAAGCTTGTTTGGCTGCCAGGGAATATTATAAGTCCTGGGTGTCTTTTGGTTTTAAACCGGTTTGCAAAAACAGTAGTGTCCTTTTCATGCGCATAGATTCCATAGCTCGGCCTTTTGAGCTGCTAAATGATTAATAATGCGGGGCGTTCGCTCGTGAACGCCCCAATTTTTTGCTGCCCGTCTGTCCAGTCATTAGGGCACCTGCGCTCGCCTTTCAAACTCATTCTTTATATCTAATCAGCAAACAACTTGAAAAGCCTTTTTCTTCTCGAAAAAAACGGGGGTATTTGCTAATATAGGGCCATTTCCTAAAGGGTCTGAAATATGTAGTGAATAGCCGTAAGGCTCTAATATCTTTTCATTTTAGAGCCTCAGAAATAGTATCGCGAATAGGAAGGCGACCCATGACCCAACTGGAACATATAGAAGCTATCGAAAAGCGTCTCTGGAACGCGGCGGATACGCTTCGGGCGAACTCCAACTACGCGAGCAATGAATACTTCCTGCCCGTGATGGGCCTGATCTTTCTTCGGCACGCCTACAGCCGGTTTCTCACTGTCAAGGACGATATTGAAGCAAATCTCCCTCAGCGTGGCGGCAAAACGCGAGCCCTGACCAAGGCAGACTTCTCGCAGAAAAGCGCGATCTTCCTTCAGCCTAAGGCCCAGTTTGACACCCTCGTCAGTCTTAAGGATAGCGACGATCGCGCAAAGGCCGTCATCGAGGCCATGGAGTCCATCGAAAGCGACTACGAGAACCTTCGTGGAGTCCTGCCCAAGAGTGAATACCAGGAGCTGGACAATGCCGTGCTCGGTCAGCTCCTGCGCACGCTCAATCCTGACGAACTTAAACGTGTCTCCGGTGATGTGTTTGGCCGAATCTATGAATACTTCCTTACCCAGTTTGCCGATCAGAAGGCCCACGATGGGGGTGAGTTCTTTACGCCAGTCTCGCTGGTCTCACTTATCGCCAATGTGCTTGAGCCAGGTGGCGGTACAGTTTTGGATCCTGCCTGCGGCTCAGGTGGTATGTTCGTGCAGAGCGCTCGTTTCGTCGAGCGGCAGCACGAAAGTCCCACCGACAAGCTCACTTTCCGAGGTCTGGAGAAAAACGCCACGACCATACGTCTGGCCAAGATGAACCTTGCGGTCCACGGACTGGAAGGCGACATCCAGAAGGCCATTACCTATTACGAAGACCCGCATGAGCTCCTCGGCAAGGCCGACTTCGTAATGGCAAATCCGCCTTTCAATGTCGATGAGATCGACGCCGACAAGGTCAAGAACGACCCCCGCCTGCCCTTTAGCCTGCCCGGAGTGAACAAGAAAGGCAAGGTCTCGAACGGCAATTATATCTGGATAAGTTATTTTTATAGTTACCTTGGTGAAACGGGCCGTGCGGGCTTCGTTATGTCGTCTCAGGCGTCAAGCGCCGGCCGCGACGAGGCCAAGGTGCGCCAGAAGCTCGTTGAAACCGGCGATGTCGACCTCATGATCGCCATCCGGTCCAATTTTTTCTATACCCGCACTGTGCCCTGCGAACTGTGGTTCCTCAACCGGGCAAAGCCCGAAAAGCACCGTGACAAGGTGCTGATGATAGATGCGCGGAACATTTACCGAAAGGTCACGCGGAAGATTTATGATTTCAGCTCGGAGCAGGAGCAAA encodes the following:
- a CDS encoding tyrosine-type recombinase/integrase, with protein sequence MENTLKIDADICNGCAMGLFKRGNIWWFKFMSKGQLIQRSTKSRDKKLAERIYWKIRSEIVEAHWFGMSVAVNKTVSELLDKFIKDYASYHKSSNTVKNDSSMSKEIKAFCGNTRLVDVTPSLISSYKDVCREKKLSPASINQRLTFLNKAFKLAIKEWEWCHINPIEKVSREKIRNERDRWLSLDEEKRLIEKSVLYPTIKGNKTEPRYWLQEVVVFALNTGMRQDEILSLQWTTVDLFRRTVTVMKSKNGEKRTIPLNRKAFDLLKRKSIRNHIGRDYVFTSETGTKISRRNLYRAFSKVVRRIKIDDFRFHDLRHTFATRLTQAGIDLYKISKLLGHKDLRTTQRYSHHWTESLRSGVEVLDKVDTDLDTTDKKGGC
- a CDS encoding N-6 DNA methylase, yielding MTQLEHIEAIEKRLWNAADTLRANSNYASNEYFLPVMGLIFLRHAYSRFLTVKDDIEANLPQRGGKTRALTKADFSQKSAIFLQPKAQFDTLVSLKDSDDRAKAVIEAMESIESDYENLRGVLPKSEYQELDNAVLGQLLRTLNPDELKRVSGDVFGRIYEYFLTQFADQKAHDGGEFFTPVSLVSLIANVLEPGGGTVLDPACGSGGMFVQSARFVERQHESPTDKLTFRGLEKNATTIRLAKMNLAVHGLEGDIQKAITYYEDPHELLGKADFVMANPPFNVDEIDADKVKNDPRLPFSLPGVNKKGKVSNGNYIWISYFYSYLGETGRAGFVMSSQASSAGRDEAKVRQKLVETGDVDLMIAIRSNFFYTRTVPCELWFLNRAKPEKHRDKVLMIDARNIYRKVTRKIYDFSSEQEQNILAIVWLYRGQTNKYLDLVAGYCHRMLNEGTACFSGKDDDGETIEPLPAFTASLDTLRDAIQPFLKTLAEDAAHAEALKELNDALPIFKADVETFKKAVAGEQAAWKKQKATNGELKKAVDRLAPLAESSRDLVKQTDLLYKLACRFIETCENNCDARNSDTWANREITRARKAADEARQLAVEQLKQVRYFWKQAHWLTERFPEAKLRNVEGLVKLVDRAEIEANDWSLTPGRYVGVAPEEVDEDFDFEEALRDIHIELEDLNAEAVKLAATIKKNFEEMGI